From Astyanax mexicanus isolate ESR-SI-001 chromosome 13, AstMex3_surface, whole genome shotgun sequence, the proteins below share one genomic window:
- the LOC103040187 gene encoding neuromedin-K receptor yields the protein MSPSNSSSNSSSPVHQFVQAPWRVALWALAYTAVLLVALTGNVLTAWVILAHRRMRTVTNYFLLNLAVADASLAALNTPVNFIYAARGQWYFGLAYCRFHNFYPVAAVFASIYTMTAIAVDRYMAIIHPLKPRFSATVTKVVIACVWGAAVVLAFPLCFYSATKTVRQRTLCYVAWPRLPDDTFMYHIIVAVLVYLLPLVVMGITYSLVGVTLWGSSLPGHTSENYVDQLQAKRKVVKMMLVVVVTFAICWLPYHVYFIVTGLNRRLTKWKYIQQVYLAILWLAMSSTMYNPIIYCCLNSRFRAGFKQAFRWCPFIHMSESDEMELRPTRFHTTRQSSVFTLTRLESSADSHTLPSRRKSSSTSRHGSLSGQIRHVPRLSLNSTQNGSVNTTIH from the exons ATGTCTCCCAGTAACAGCTCCTCGAACTCGTCCTCACCAGTTCACCAGTTCGTGCAGGCTCCGTGGCGCGTGGCACTGTGGGCGCTGGcgtacacagcagtgctgctggtggcACTGACCGGAAACGTGCTGACCGCCTGGGTCATCCTCGCCCACCGCCGCATGCGCACTGTCACCAACTACTTCCTGCTGAACCTGGCGGTGGCGGACGCCAGCCTAGCAGCTCTGAATACGCCCGTGAACTTCATCTACGCCGCCCGGGGACAGTGGTACTTCGGCCTGGCGTACTGCCGCTTCCACAACTTCTACCCTGTGGCCGCAGTGTTCGCCAGCATCTACACCATGACCGCCATCGCAGTGGACAG GTACATGGCAATCATCCACCCTCTGAAGCCTCGATTCTCGGCCACCGTGACCAAGGTAGTGATCGCGTGTGTGTGGGGGGCAGCGGTGGTCCTGGCGTTTCCACTCTGTTTCTACTCAGCGACCAAAACCGTCAGACAGAGGACGCTGTGTTACGTAGCCTGGCCACGCCTCCCTGACGACACCTTCAT gTACCACATTATTGTGGCAGTGCTGGTGTATCTGCTGCCGTTGGTAGTGATGGGCATCACCTACAGTCTAGTGGGGGTCACTCTTTGGGGCAGCAGCCTACCGGGACATACCTCAGAGAACTATGTGGACCAGCTACAGGCCAAgcgcaag gtGGTGAAGATGATGCTGGTGGTTGTAGTGACCTTTGCGATCTGCTGGCTGCCCTATCATGTTTACTTCATCGTAACTGGACTGAACAGAAGACTCACAAAGTGGAAGTACATCCAGCAGGTCTACCTCGCCATACTGTGGCTCGCCATGAGCTCCACCATGTACAACCCCATCATCTACTGCTGCCTCAACAGCAG GTTCCGTGCCGGCTTCAAGCAAGCGTTCCGCTGGTGCCCCTTCATCCACATGTCTGAGTCTGATGAGATGGAGCTGAGGCCCACCCGGTTCCACACGACCCGCCAGAGCAGCGTGTTCACCCTCACCCGGCTGGAGTCCAGCGCCGACTCCCACACACTGCCCTCCCGCCGCAAGAGCTCCTCCACCAGCCGCCACGGCAGCCTAAGTGGTCAGATACGACACGTTCCCCGACTGTCCCTGAACAGCACTCAAAACGGCTCTGTAAACACCACCATACACTAG